Proteins encoded by one window of Engraulis encrasicolus isolate BLACKSEA-1 chromosome 23, IST_EnEncr_1.0, whole genome shotgun sequence:
- the si:ch211-107m4.1 gene encoding heterogeneous nuclear ribonucleoprotein U-like protein 2, giving the protein MSGQPLLWERFPLLWSGCRLSHGVHSGKVSFEVKYVQRLVSSSQEEWRKLDAEPCVLRVGWSTDETSLQLGETEGSYAFDSRGRKVNKGRREDFGEPFSEGDIIGCYAWVKDSGQSELSFFKNGRPLGVAFRLPASRLKGRTLYPHVLCKNCSVSLNLDPLGSPPWYQGPIGFTPLHTLQPHQRSAAPRPPPSREECEVVLMVGLPGVGKSHWAQAHLAQHPEKRYTLLGTDALMACMRTTEVESDATRQLVLQQATQCVTELIREAAGRRGNYILDQANVYASARRHKMLLFSGFRRRAVVVFPSEQDWNARRVQQQRERGSAMTQENLLKIKVSFTLPEVGDLLEEVVFTERPREEAQRLLAAYKEEAREVLPTPPKRKKQKYKHKPNHCRPPAHGWKTWNAPYRRDPGWTGPPPPVPSPYWGPPSCTRQDMYDPMRPRNCYGCYGSQWNAFYGATAPFVDRSNTALAYW; this is encoded by the exons ATGAGTGGGCAGCCCCTCCTCTGGGAGCGCTTCCCCCTGCTCTGGTCCGGCTGCAGACTCAGCCACGGAGTCCACTCAGGGAAGGTCAGCTTTGAGGTCAAG TATGTGCAGAGGCTGGTGTCTTCGTcccaggaggagtggaggaagctGGATGCGGAGCCCTGTGTGCTGCGGGTGGGCTGGTCCACAGACGAAACCAGCTTACAGCTTG GTGAGACTGAGGGGTCATATGCGTTTGACAGCCGAGGCAGGAAGGTGAacaaggggaggagggaggacttTGGGGAGCCGTTTTCAGAGGGCGACATCATCGGCTGCTATGCG TGGGTGAAGGACTCGGGCCAATCAGAGCTGTCCTTCTTCAAAAATGGCCGCCCGCTGGGTGTGGCCTTTCGACTGCCCGCATCCCGCCTGAAGGGTCGCACGCTGTACCCCCACGTTCTGTGCAAGAACTGCTCTGTGTCCTTGAACCTTGACCCCCTGGGGTCGCCGCCATGGTACCAGGGTCCCATTGGGTTCACCCCCCTCCACACTCTTCAGCCCCACCAGAGGAGTGCGGCTCCGCGCCCCCCTCCATCCAGAGAGGAGTGTGAG gtggtgttgatggtggggtTGCCGGGTGTGGGGAAGAGCCACTGGGCCCAGGCTCACCTGGCTCAGCACCCAGAGAAGCGCTACACCCTGCTGGGCACCGACGCCCTGATGGCCTGCATGAGGACCACG GAAGTTGAGAGCGATGCTACAAGGCAACTGGTCCTCCAGCAGGCCACTCAGTGTGTGACGGAGCTGATCAGGGAGGCAGCAGGCAGGAGAGGAAACTACATCCTGGACCAG GCCAATGTGTACGCCTCAGCGCGGCGCCACAAGATGCTCCTGTTCAGCGGGTTTCGGCGGAGGGCGGTGGTGGTCTTCCCCTCGGAGCAGGACTGGAACGCGCGGCGGGTACAGCAACAACGGGAGCGGGGCAGCGCCATGACACAGGAGAACCTACTGAAGATCAAAG tgagtTTCACGCTGCCGGAGGTGGGAGATCTGTTGGAGGAGGTGGTGTTTACGGAGCGGCCCCGAGAGGAGGCACAGAGGCTGCTGGCAGCCTACAAGGAGGAGGCGCGAGAGGTCCTCCCCACGCCGCCCAAACGCAAGAAGCAGAAGTACAAACACAAACCCAATCACTGCAGACCCCCTGCACATGGCTGGAAGACCTGGAACGCCCCATACA GAAGGGACCCAGGCTGGACGGGCCCGCCTCCCCCTGTCCCCTCACCATACTGGGGGCCTCCATCATGTACCAGACAG